The following are encoded in a window of Oceanidesulfovibrio indonesiensis genomic DNA:
- a CDS encoding DUF488 domain-containing protein, whose amino-acid sequence MSKIRLYTIGFTKKSAEDFFEALKKMKIKTLIDIRLNNQSQLAGFSKGKDLPYFLKEICSCAYIHLPEWAPTKEILDSYKKKQSTWETYEKQFRFLLSQRDIISEASQMDLGNACLLCSEPTADKCHRRLVAEHLADNIDGLSIWHI is encoded by the coding sequence ATGAGCAAAATTCGTCTTTACACGATTGGTTTCACTAAAAAGTCCGCTGAAGACTTTTTTGAAGCGTTAAAGAAAATGAAGATAAAAACCTTAATCGACATTCGCTTAAACAATCAGTCGCAGTTAGCCGGATTTAGCAAAGGAAAAGACCTTCCTTATTTTTTAAAAGAAATATGCTCATGCGCCTACATTCATCTGCCAGAATGGGCTCCCACCAAAGAAATCCTTGATTCATACAAGAAGAAACAGAGCACATGGGAGACATACGAAAAGCAATTTCGATTCCTTCTCTCTCAAAGAGACATCATATCGGAAGCATCCCAAATGGACTTAGGCAACGCTTGTCTCCTTTGTAGTGAACCGACAGCCGACAAATGCCACAGAAGATTGGTTGCTGAACATCTTGCAGACAACATTGATGGCCTGTCCATCTGGCATATTTAA